The Candidatus Saccharimonadales bacterium genomic interval CGCGCATACATAGAGAAACCTACCCAGCGCCCAGCCGGGCTGTGACCGACGCGATGACGCTGCTGGCGGTAGTCGATAATTATCGTATGACCAACCAGGAAGACGGACCGGCGAACTTTATTGGCATTAATCTTTCTAGCCGGCCGGAAGTTGCGGCTTTGCAACGGAGAATCGACGATGCTCGAGTAGCTTTGATTTCCTGTGTTTTGCGTAACGGCGCGCTCGCCCAGACCCAAGTGGATTGGCTGGAAAAACAAATTGATTCGATTCATGACCCCGACACTAAAAGACAAATCGACTACGTTTTTGCCAGCTGGGCGGGGCCATCCAATCGCCGGAGCTGGCATACTTTTAAAAATATTAGCGCGACCCCAGACCAAGTTGAACGCCGGCAGAAGTTCAATGACTGGCTAGGGCTGACAAAGGACCAAGAAATCGCCAAAAAAATTGCCTCGCTGGCCACGAATGAACCCCAAGTGAGCTTTGAGGTTAGAGCCGAGGCGCTGCATAACCTAATTTCCGATTTGAGGCGATCAGATCAAATCGGCTCGGACGAAGCGGTGCAAATAATTGCGGCCACCACGCGTGCCGTAGCTGATGAATATGCCATCTTGGGCACTATCGAAGGGGTTTATGGGAGCCTAGACGATGCCGCTAGTTTGGAACTAGGGCGTGACAGAGGTATAGAGCGTAAAGCTGGCTGGATAGCCACCAAGCTATATAAACTAAAACTTAAAACTAACCTGGCGAACGAAGGGACGAACCAACACTATGAAAGACTGACTTATAAAGCGCTGTTGCTGGCTGATTCGGCTTGGCTGGATGCGGCCAATGGCGAGGCGGAGGTTAGTCTAGACCCCTATCTTGATGCCGTTTCTGCCTTGCAGGATCGGATTAACCGACTCGAGGCGGTCTTAGACAGCCAGGTAAAAGACGGCTTAGATGCGCAAGATCCAGTTGAGCCGAGCGCGGTAACCGTCGAATCAGACAGCGGTAGCGGTTTGCAAAAGGATTTATCGGATTTGATCAAGGAAATGACGCTGGTTAGAATGGCTGGCTTTAAGGCTATCCTCGAGCTTGGTCGGCCTAGTTTGGCGATTGAGCAAATCAGCACGGTGGAAGACTGGTTGAGTCTCGATCAGATTCGTCAGCGCGATCTTTGGCTGTGGGATTATTATGTTCGGCGCAGCGGCGGCATCGGCTTGACCGCTCAGAATCTGATCGACCGCAGCTTACGGGTAAATAACGCCGATTTGAGTGTCGATGAAAAGCTAAAAATCTTAGCTTCGCTGACAGCAAACAATTAGTTTTTCCCGCGGACGTCTCTTGTTATGATAATGTTAGTGGTAATCTAGATACTGCCGTATTTATTTATGAGTAAAGTTGCACACTATCTGCAAGAACATCTTCTAGGTGAAGTTATAACTTCCGAGTCAGCCCGGCGGTTTTTTTCAACGGACGGGGGTGTTTTTGCCGTTGAGCCGCAGATCGTGGTCTATCCCAGAAACACCAGCGACGTCAGAAAAGTTGCCCGATTTAGCTGGCAACTGGCTGAACGCGGCAAATTGCTGTCTATTACAGCCCGGGGTAAAGGCAGTGATCAGGCCGGAGCGGCGATTGGCAATGGCATTATTTTGGTTTTTCCCGCCCACATGAACAAACTGCTTGAGCTGGATACGGGCAAGGGGATAGCCCGCGTTCAACCCGGCATAATTTATAAGGTCTTGCAAACGACGCTCCATACCCACGGCCGATTTTTACCGCCTTATCCATCGTCGATTGATTTTTCAACCATAGGCGGCGCGGTGGCAAACAATGCTGCCGGTGAAAAAACCGTCAAATACGGCGCCACCCGTAATTTTGTCCGCGAGCTAGACGTGGTACTGGCTAACGGCGAACTAGTCCACACCCTCAGATTGACTAAGCGTGAACTCAGTAAAAAAAAGGGCCAGACGACCTTCGAAGGCGAGGTCTACCGTCAGCTGGACGCGCTGATTATGGATAATTGGGACTTAATCCAGTCGATCAATTTTGAGGTCAGTAAGAACTCTTCCGGTTATGCCGTCAAAGACGTTAAGCGCAAGGACGGCAGTTTTGACTTGACACCGTTGCTAGTCGGCTCGCAGGGTACGCTCGGCGTGGTTACACAGGTAACGCTTGATACCGAGCCGTTTAATCCTAATACGTCTTTAATTTCGGCTCACTTCGACGATATTGAAAAAGCCAAGACCGCCGTTAGCAATATTTTGCCGCTCAAGCCTAGCGCGCTCGAAATTGTCGATAAACACCTGCTGGAGTTTGTCGGCCGGCATAACCCCCGCCAACTAAAGGGTTTGATCGAACAACCATATCCAGGCTTTGTATTATTGATTGAATTTGACGACGTAAACGAGCGGAAGCAAAAAAGAGCCGTCAAACGAGTCAAAAAATTGCTGGAAGGCTTGGCGACAGAGTTTAGTTTGGCCAAAGACGAGCACGAGCGGGAGATGCTCTGGAAAATCAGGCACAGCGCGGCGGCGGTTATCTGGCACGTCGAAGGCCGCAAAAAAGCCTTGCCGATTATTGAAGACGGGGTTGTCCCGCAGGCAAAGTTCTCGGAGTACATCAACGGCATCTACAAAATTTTTGCCGATCACAAATTAGAAGCTGCGGTATGGGGCCATGCCGGCGACGCAAATTTGCACATGCAACCGTTTTTGGACTTGTCGTCTGTCGTAGATAGGCAAAGACTATTTAAAATCATGGATGACTACTACAACTTAGTTATCAGCCTGGGCGGCAGCACCGCCGGCGAACACAACGACGGCCGGCTGAGGGCTCCTTATCTGCCGAAGCTGTATGGCGCCGAAGTTTATGAATTATTCAAAAAGATTAAATCAATATTTGATCCTTATGGCACGATGAATCCAGGCGTAAAAATCGACGTCAGGCGGGAAGACTTAACCTTAATCCTGCGCAAAGAATATTCGATGGAACATTTGTCTGATCACATGCCAAGAACCTAAGACCGCATGGACGATATTGACTTGTTAATAACACTGGCTGGCACCGGCCTGGTATTGATCTCGCTTTTAATCGAGTTGGAACATAAAGTTATCTGGAAACGCTATCGACAGCATTATCATCCGCACCAGAACCGGTTTGTCGATAGCCTGCTGAGGCCCAAT includes:
- a CDS encoding FAD-binding oxidoreductase, whose amino-acid sequence is MSKVAHYLQEHLLGEVITSESARRFFSTDGGVFAVEPQIVVYPRNTSDVRKVARFSWQLAERGKLLSITARGKGSDQAGAAIGNGIILVFPAHMNKLLELDTGKGIARVQPGIIYKVLQTTLHTHGRFLPPYPSSIDFSTIGGAVANNAAGEKTVKYGATRNFVRELDVVLANGELVHTLRLTKRELSKKKGQTTFEGEVYRQLDALIMDNWDLIQSINFEVSKNSSGYAVKDVKRKDGSFDLTPLLVGSQGTLGVVTQVTLDTEPFNPNTSLISAHFDDIEKAKTAVSNILPLKPSALEIVDKHLLEFVGRHNPRQLKGLIEQPYPGFVLLIEFDDVNERKQKRAVKRVKKLLEGLATEFSLAKDEHEREMLWKIRHSAAAVIWHVEGRKKALPIIEDGVVPQAKFSEYINGIYKIFADHKLEAAVWGHAGDANLHMQPFLDLSSVVDRQRLFKIMDDYYNLVISLGGSTAGEHNDGRLRAPYLPKLYGAEVYELFKKIKSIFDPYGTMNPGVKIDVRREDLTLILRKEYSMEHLSDHMPRT